A single window of Methanobrevibacter sp. DNA harbors:
- a CDS encoding 4Fe-4S binding protein, protein MRRPRFVDISRFTLKYIFNWRFWIAEITKKSEIYKKAIDKFLFDEDEIVVVPNTININKKIESEGSEFLPTEIIKEVVKRNKDIVIMNTCLCRESNGCEDYPHDIGCIFLGPTAMKIPEHIGKKATVEEALAQIDRADAAGLTHIIGRNKIDTVWMNIRPGKGLLTICHCCPCCCLWKVYPNLDDDISDKLEKLDGVEVKLHEDNCKLCMKCLDEICMYQAISLENNKITIDNNICRGCGLCVNTCKFDAISIDYTAKTIDNIVNRIDDLIKIKDL, encoded by the coding sequence ATGAGACGTCCTAGATTTGTAGACATTAGTAGATTTACTCTCAAATACATTTTCAACTGGAGATTTTGGATAGCAGAGATTACAAAAAAATCCGAAATCTACAAAAAAGCAATTGATAAATTCCTTTTTGACGAAGATGAAATCGTAGTTGTGCCAAATACAATTAACATTAATAAAAAGATAGAATCAGAGGGTTCTGAATTTTTACCAACTGAAATTATTAAAGAAGTTGTTAAACGTAACAAAGACATCGTCATTATGAACACATGTCTTTGTAGGGAATCAAACGGCTGTGAGGATTATCCTCATGACATAGGATGCATTTTCCTTGGCCCAACTGCTATGAAAATTCCAGAACATATTGGTAAGAAAGCTACAGTTGAAGAAGCATTAGCACAGATAGACAGGGCTGATGCAGCTGGATTAACCCATATTATTGGAAGAAATAAAATTGATACCGTATGGATGAACATACGCCCTGGAAAAGGACTTCTAACAATCTGTCATTGCTGTCCTTGTTGTTGTTTATGGAAAGTTTATCCAAATTTAGATGACGATATTAGCGATAAACTAGAAAAGCTTGATGGTGTTGAGGTAAAACTTCATGAAGACAACTGTAAACTCTGTATGAAATGTTTAGATGAAATCTGTATGTATCAAGCAATAAGTTTAGAGAATAATAAAATTACTATTGACAATAATATATGCAGAGGTTGTGGCCTTTGTGTTAATACTTGTAAATTTGATGCTATTTCAATAGATTATACTGCAAAAACTATTGATAATATAGTTAATAG
- a CDS encoding TrmJ/YjtD family RNA methyltransferase: MIKIGDTAVSEEKVVENTSLNSPEEKEESKSEKKSTSTKKAKSTGQSRGTARAKLIKEQEEREVTLFKENIYIVFVECETPGNIGFLARTMANFGLKNLVLINPPTLTEEAYYQATHGKYIVENAMIFPTLDDFYQTHRIDFKVASTGMAGGSYNLSRIPIRPEELGSSMNVSNKIAILFGREGNGLTNNEIADCDICVSIPTDPTYPILNISHAAAIIFYELFKNKHEYGAEGLDESTDLEKEYLLNDMREIINSLDIPDHKKRNGLKTFNNIISRAFITSREVHTFKGILRRLKNKLGEQ, translated from the coding sequence TTGATTAAGATAGGAGATACTGCAGTCAGTGAAGAAAAAGTAGTTGAAAATACTTCTTTGAATTCACCTGAAGAAAAGGAAGAATCCAAAAGTGAGAAAAAATCAACTTCCACAAAAAAAGCTAAATCAACTGGTCAATCCCGAGGAACTGCAAGAGCAAAATTAATTAAAGAGCAAGAAGAAAGAGAAGTCACTCTTTTTAAAGAAAACATTTACATTGTTTTTGTTGAATGTGAAACTCCTGGAAATATTGGTTTTCTTGCAAGAACCATGGCAAACTTTGGATTGAAAAATTTAGTATTAATCAATCCACCTACATTAACCGAAGAAGCATATTATCAAGCTACACACGGAAAATACATTGTTGAAAATGCAATGATATTCCCTACATTGGATGATTTCTATCAAACTCATAGAATTGATTTTAAAGTTGCTTCAACCGGAATGGCCGGTGGAAGTTACAACCTATCAAGAATCCCAATCAGACCTGAGGAACTTGGTAGTTCAATGAATGTTTCAAATAAAATTGCAATATTATTTGGAAGAGAAGGAAATGGACTTACAAATAATGAAATCGCTGATTGCGACATTTGTGTTTCAATTCCAACTGATCCCACTTACCCAATATTAAATATCTCACATGCAGCGGCAATCATATTTTATGAATTGTTTAAAAACAAACATGAATATGGTGCTGAAGGACTTGATGAAAGTACCGATTTAGAAAAAGAATACTTATTAAATGACATGCGTGAGATAATCAATAGTTTGGATATTCCCGACCATAAGAAAAGAAATGGTCTTAAAACTTTCAATAACATCATTTCTAGAGCATTCATTACTTCCAGAGAAGTACACACCTTTAAAGGCATATTAAGACGATTGAAAAATAAACTTGGTGAACAATGA